Proteins encoded within one genomic window of Rhododendron vialii isolate Sample 1 chromosome 1a, ASM3025357v1:
- the LOC131319783 gene encoding probable xyloglucan glycosyltransferase 6, which translates to MSRKPNYEFQEWWNKQRENNNNSSSSNSNHHHDLFLPDHSNDSSFLTVEIRSPAADRTVEKDRSRSARQISWLCLLRFQQIKNSFAYVTNASLSLLRTARRRVSAASSASRRSESKMYRAIKAFLVILLVLLAFELVAYFKGWHFSPPTVRSDFVVVVYANWIDVRARYLAPALQSLTSVCVFLFLVQSVDRVVLVLGCAWIKLRRLKPVAVMEYPGEEEERDDVKSEEYPMVLVQIPMCNEREVYHQSIASVCVQDWPRERMLVQVLDDSDDLDVQDLINAEVQKWQQRGVRILYRHRLIRTGYKAGNLKSAMSCDYVKDYEFVAIFDADFQPAPDFLKKTVPYFKGHDDVALVQARWTFVNKDENLLTRLQYINLSFHFEVEQQVNGVFINFFGFNGTAGVWRIKALEECGGWLERTTVEDMDIAVRAHLCGWKFIYLNDVQCLCELPESYEAYKKQQYRWHSGPMQLFRLCFMDVIRSKVSWAKKANLIFLFFLLRKLILPFYSFTLFCIILPLSMFLPEAQLPAWVVCYVPGIMSVLNILPAPRSFPFIVPFLLFENTMSVTKFNAMISGLFKFGSSYEWVVTKKLGRSSEADLIAVMENESQPLVENPSHRRSSSESGIAELTKLEMNRKSGKNRRNLLYRKELALAFILLSAAVRSLLSAQGIHFYFLLFQGVTFLVVGLDLIGEQVS; encoded by the exons ATGTCTCGAAAACCAAACTATGAATTTCAAGAATGGTGGAACAAACAGCgagaaaacaacaacaacagcagcagcagcaacagcaatCACCACCACGACCTCTTCTTGCCCGACCACAGCAACGACAGCAGCTTCTTAACGGTCGAGATCCGCAGCCCCGCCGCCGACCGGACGGTCGAGAAGGACCGATCGCGCTCCGCCCGCCAAATCTCCTGGCTCTGCCTGCTCCGGTTCCAGCAAATCAAAAACTCCTTCGCTTACGTAACCAATGCCTCCTTGTCGTTGCTCAGAACCGCCCGCCGCCGCGTTTCCGCCGCGAGCTCGGCGTCGCGGCGGTCGGAGTCGAAAATGTACCGCGCGATCAAGGCGTTTCTGGTAATTTTGCTGGTCCTGCTGGCGTTCGAGCTGGTGGCGTACTTCAAAGGCTGGCATTTTAGTCCGCCGACGGTTAGGTCGGATTTTGTCGTGGTTGTTTACGCGAATTGGATTGATGTTAGGGCGAGGTACTTGGCGCCGGCGCTGCAGAGCTTGACGagcgtgtgtgtgtttttgttctTGGTTCAGTCGGTGGATCGGGTGGTGTTGGTGCTGGGGTGTGCTTGGATTAAGCTTCGGAGGTTGAAGCCTGTGGCGGTGATGGAGTATccgggggaggaggaggagagggatgATGTGAAATCGGAGGAGTATCCGATGGTGTTGGTGCAAATCCCTATGTGCAATGAGAGGGAG GTTTACCACCAATCGATTGCATCAGTGTGTGTTCAGGACTGGCCAAGGGAGAGAATGCTTGTACAAGTTTTGGATGATTCTGATGACTTGGATGTTCAAGACCTCATCAATGCAGAAGTGCAGAAATGGCAACAAAGGGGCGTGCGCATTCTATATAGACATCGTCTTATCCGGACGGGCTATAAGGCAGGGAATCTTAAATCTGCAATGAGTTGTGATTATGTCAAAGATTACGAGTTTGTGGCAATCTTTGATGCTGATTTTCAACCAGCACCTGATTTCTTGAAGAAGACTGTTCCATATTTCAAG GGACATGATGATGTAGCATTGGTCCAAGCAAGGTGGACCTTTGTCAACAAGGATGAGAATTTGCTCACAAGATTACAGTACATAAATTTGTCATTCCACTTTGAGGTTGAACAACAAGTCAATGGAGTGTTCATAaacttttttggttttaatgGAACCGCTGGTGTATGGAGGATAAAGGCTCTTGAGGAATGTGGTGGCTGGTTGGAACGAACTACAGTTGAGGACATGGATATTGCTGTTCGTGCTCACCTTTGTGGATGGAAGTTTATATATCTGAATGATGTTCAG TGCCTTTGTGAATTGCCAGAGTCCTACGAAGCGTACAAGAAACAGCAATACCGCTGGCATTCAGGTCCAATGCAACTGTTCCGCTTGTGTTTCATGGACGTTATCCGTTCAAAG GTGAGTTGGGCCAAGAAAGCAAATTTGATATTTCTATTCTTCCTCCTCCGGAAGCTTATCCTGCCTTTCTATTCATTCACTCTGTTCTGCATTATTCTTCCTCTGAGCATGTTTCTACCGGAAGCCCAGTTACCCGCATGGGTAGTTTGTTATGTCCCTGGAATCATGTCCGTCTTAAATATCCTTCCTGCACCACGGTCATTCCCGTTCATCGTTCCCTTCCTCTTATTTGAGAACACAATGTCCGTGACAAAATTCAATGCCATGATATCTGGACTATTTAAATTCGGAAGCTCTTATGAGTGGGTAGTTACAAAGAAATTAGGCAGATCGTCAGAAGCGGACCTTATCGCCGTCATGGAAAACGAGTCTCAACCTCTCGTGGAAAATCCCAGTCATAGAAGATCCTCATCAGAATCAGGAATTGCTGAGCTTACTAAGTTAGAGATGAATAGGAAATCTGGGAAGAATAGAAGAAATCTTCTTTACAGAAAGGAACTTGCCCTTGCGTTTATTTTGTTGAGTGCAGCGGTAAGAAGCTTGTTGTCTGCTCAGGGGATTCACTTCTACTTCCTATTGTTTCAAGGGGTCACTTTCCTAGTTGTTGGCCTCGATTTGATTGGAGAGCAGGTGAGTTGA
- the LOC131319790 gene encoding peptidyl-prolyl cis-trans isomerase FKBP62-like, which produces MDEDFDMPAMDGMNDDFDMPDESPIQKVGEEKEIGKDGLKKKLLKEGQGWETPDNGDEVEVHYTGTLLDGTQFDSSRDRGTPFKFTLGQGQVIKGWDQGIKTMKKGENAIFTIPPELAYGESGSPPTIPPNATLQFDVELLSWVSVKDICKDGGIFKKILAEGEKWENPKDLDEVFVKFEAQLEDGTLVAKSDGVEFTVKEGYFCPALAKAVKTMKKGEKVLLTVKPQYGFGEEGKPASGDEGAVPPNETLQITLELVSWKTVTEVTDDKKVLKKTLKEGEGYDKPNEGAIVKLKITGKLQDGTIFLKKGHDNDEELFEFKTDEEQVIEGLDKAVMKMKKGEVALLIIAPEHGFGSSESKQELAVVPPNSTLYYEVELVSFDKEKESWDMNTEEKIEAAGKKKEEGNALFKAGKYTRASKRYEKAVKYIEYDTSFGEEEKKAAKTLKVTCNLNNAACKLKLKEYKQAEKLCTKVLELESKNVKALYRRAQAYINLADLDLAEFDIKKALEIDPDNRDVKLEYKTLKEKMKEFNKKEAKFYGNMFAKLNKLESVETNKGATKEGEPMTIDSKA; this is translated from the exons ATGGATGAGGATTTTGATATGCCGGCGATGGACGGGATGAACGACGACTTCGACATGCCGGACGAGAGCCCGATCCAGAAGGTCGGCGAGGAGAAGGAGATCGGGAAGGACGGGTTGAAGAAGAAGCTTCTTAAGGAAGGTCAAGGCTGGGAAACTCCTGATAATGGCGATGAAGTTGAAG TTCATTATACGGGGACGTTGCTGGATGGGACTCAGTTTGATTCGAGTCGGGATAGGGGTACTCCTTTCAAGTTCACTCTTGGTCAAG GGCAAGTTATTAAGGGATGGGATCAGGGTATTAAAACAATGAAGAAGGGAGAGAATGCCATTTTCACTATTCCACCAGAGCTTGCATATGGTGAATCTGGCTCTCCCCCAACCATTCCCCCAAATGCAACACTCCAATTTGACGTAGAATTGCTATCCTGGGTCAGTGTCAAAGACATTTGCAAGGATGGTGGAATATTCAAGAAGATACTTGCTGAAGGAGAGAAGTGGGAGAACCCCAAGGATCTCGATGAAGTTTTTG TTAAGTTTGAAGCTCAGCTCGAGGATGGGACCTTGGTAGCAAAATCAGATGGGGTCGAGTTCACTGTTAAAGAGG GATATTTCTGCCCTGCTCTCGCTAAAGCTGTAAAGACAATGAAGAAAGGTGAAAAAGTTCTTCTAACAGTAAAGCCACAAT ATGGGTTTGGGGAGGAGGGCAAGCCAGCATCCGGTGATGAAGGTGCAGTCCCACCAAATGAGACTCTGCAAATAACTCTCGAGTTGGTGTCATGGAAAACTGTGACAGAAGTTACAGACGATAAGAAGGTTCTTAAGAAGACGTTGAAGGAAGGAGAAGGATATGATAAGCCAAATGAAGGAGCTATAGTGAAAT TGAAAATAACTGGTAAGTTGCAAGATGGTACCATCTTCCTCAAGAAAGGTCATGACAATGACGAGGAGCTGTTTGAGTTCAAAACAGATGAAG AGCAAGTCATTGAGGGCCTTGACAAAGCTGTGATGAAAATGAAGAAGGGAGAAGTAGCATTGCTGATCATTGCACCAGAACATGGCTTTGGATCCTCCGAGTCAAAGCAGGAACTAGCTGTGGTTCCTCCGAACTCGACTCTTTACTATGAAGTCGAGCTTGTCTCCTTCGACAAG GAGAAGGAATCTTGGGATATGAACACTGAGGAGAAAATTGAAGCTGCTGgcaagaagaaggaagaaggaaatGCATTGTTCAAGGCAGGTAAATATACAAGAGCCTCGAAGAGATATGAGAAG GCGGTGAAGTACATTGAGTATGATACTTCCTTTGGTGAGGAAGAAAAGAAGGCGGCCAAAACATTGAAGGTTACTTGCAATCTCAACAATGCAGCTTGTAAGCTAAAGTTAAAGGAATACAAGCAGGCAGAAAAACTATGCACAAAG GTGTTGGAACTTGAGAGTAAGAATGTCAAGGCACTTTATAGGAGGGCTCAAGCCTATATCAACTTAGCCGATCTGGATTTGGCCGAGTTTGATATTAAGAAAGCCCTTGAAATTGACCCCGACAACAG GGATGTGAAATTGGAATACAAGACATTGAAGGAGAAGATGAAGGAATTTAATAAAAAGGAGGCCAAGTTTTATGGCAACATGTTTGCCAAGCTGAACAAGTTAGAGTCAGTTGAGACCAAT AAAGGAGCTACCAAGGAAGGAGAACCCATGACCATTGATAGCAAAGCATAA